A genomic segment from Sciurus carolinensis chromosome 1, mSciCar1.2, whole genome shotgun sequence encodes:
- the LOC124958082 gene encoding non-histone chromosomal protein HMG-14-like: protein MTPTQQNCLRLRGGSSPAPRQRGFGRLPRAAAHSAHSARSARSALPDGSVRPKRRVSWAQGATREEPKRRSARLAAKPAPAKEDAKPRKAAGENKSSDKKVPTKGKRGAKGKQAEVTNQETTEDLPAENGESPALDEAEEKEARFPSLELFPEEDHYCIIAVRIVCIL, encoded by the exons ATGACACCCACGCAACAGAATTGCCTTCG CTTGCGCGGCGGGAGCAGCCCAGCGCCCAGGCAGCGCGGCTTCGGAAGGCTCCCGCGCGCCGCAGCCCACAGCGCCCACAGCGCCCGCAGCGCCCGCAGCGCCCTGCCGGATGGGTCAGTTCGGCCCAAGAGGAGGGTCAGTTGGGCCCAAGGCGCAACGAGAGAGGAGCCCAAGCGGAGGTCGGCCCGCCTGGCGGCTAAGCCTGCTCCTGCCAAGGAGGACGCCAAGCCCAGGAAGGCGGCGGGGGAGAATAAATCTTCCGACAAAAAAGTTCcaacaaaagggaaaaggggagcaAAGGGAAAACAGGCTGAAGTGACTAACCAAGAAACTACAGAAGATTTACCTGCCGAAAATGGAGAAAGTCCAGCCTTGgatgaagcagaagagaaagaagctcgGTTCCCTTCTT TAGAATTGTTTCCCGAAGAAGACCACTACTGCATCATTGCTGTCAGAATCGTGTGTATTCTGTAA